The genomic DNA TTTTCCACAACTTTTCCACAAGTCTTTGAATAGATGAATAAAAAGGGTTATTTCTATGAAAAATATATATTTTCTTTTATTGATTTTGAGCATCTTTCTCGTCTCTTGTGCATCTCAAAGTGAACGATTAGCAAAAAAAGGGATGTCATTAGAAAAAAGGGGGATGCTAGAAAAAGCAAAAATACATTTTGACAAGGCTCTCCAGATTAATCCTGAAGAGGCCTTAGCCCATATAGGACTGGGGTATATTTACTATAAAAAAGGGTTGTATGATAAAGCCATAGCAGAATATAAAAAGGGGATTGCTGGAAATCCCAATATCTCTATATTGTATCCTGAAGCTCATTATTATCTGGGTCTGGCTTATAACGAAAAAGATATGACAGAAGAGGCAAGAAAAGAGTTTAGTCAATATAGAAAATTTAAAAAAATTGAATATTAAAAAAAGGGGTGATCATTATGACTGATGAGATGAAGAGCGCCTTAGAAATAGCCATGGAAAAATTAAAAAAGATGGGAGAGCAGACTGATGAGAACATCTCTTTAACAGAAAAACAAAAAAATATGATAGCTGACATAAAAAAAGAATACGATGCAAAGATAGCTGAAAAAGAGATAATGATGCAAAGCAAGATTAAAGAGTTGGCTTATCAGGGAGAACCCATTGAGGTTAGAGAGCAGACAGAATTCCTTCAAAAAGAATTCGCTGAAGAAAAAATCAGGCTCGAACAAGAAAAGAATAAAAAGATAGAAGAGATCAGAAAAAAACCCAGATAGGACTTATGGCAGGATTACCTCACTTCTATACCCATCTTTTTTCAACCTCTCTAAAATAATCTTAGCTTCTTTCTTTGTTTGATATGCTCCAACGAGGACCTGATAGCTAATCCCTTTTGTCGGAGATTGAAAGGGAATGATGTGAGGAAGGTAACCCTTTTCTAATAAAAGTGCTTCCGCCTTAGTGGCTTCTTCATAAGAATCAAACTTCTTTATTTCTATAGAATAGGGAAGAAGAATGGCTTTTGAATATTTTATCTCTTTTATCTTTTTTAGGTGGGCTGCAAAATCATCTGCGTCCTTTTTATTTTTAAACCTATCAATAACAACCCTGTACCATTTCCCCTTTTTGGGGACATTGAATAATGAAATATAAGCAAGAAATCCTTCCTGCTGCCACTCTCTCACCTCTTTTATAGCTGGTTCAATGCTTTTATGAGAAGAGACGTGAACCCCATAGGGATTATTACCCAAAATCTTTTCCTCCCCGCTCCCTTTCTTTTTCAAAGAGATAGGTTTGGTCTTTTTTATGTCTTTCTTTATACTCTTTGGCCTTCCCTCCTTTTCAGCAATAATCTTTTCTACAATCTGTTCCTCCTGGAGCCTTGCCTGCTCTAATTGCATTTTGGCCTGTCTCTTCTTAATTTCACTGAGATTGGTGGATAGCTCTCCAAAATTTTTCTCTATTTTTTCACTCTCTTTATTTAAGATGGCTTGATTTTCCTCTAACCTATTTAATCTCTTCTCCAGAATATCTATTGGTCCTCTCTTCTGTTCTTCTTGAGGAGAAGCA from Nitrospinota bacterium includes the following:
- a CDS encoding tetratricopeptide repeat protein, encoding MKNIYFLLLILSIFLVSCASQSERLAKKGMSLEKRGMLEKAKIHFDKALQINPEEALAHIGLGYIYYKKGLYDKAIAEYKKGIAGNPNISILYPEAHYYLGLAYNEKDMTEEARKEFSQYRKFKKIEY
- a CDS encoding SPOR domain-containing protein; its protein translation is MMRRFILFFLVCFLMGCGAQQKIEKQPIAKEALASPQEEQKRGPIDILEKRLNRLEENQAILNKESEKIEKNFGELSTNLSEIKKRQAKMQLEQARLQEEQIVEKIIAEKEGRPKSIKKDIKKTKPISLKKKGSGEEKILGNNPYGVHVSSHKSIEPAIKEVREWQQEGFLAYISLFNVPKKGKWYRVVIDRFKNKKDADDFAAHLKKIKEIKYSKAILLPYSIEIKKFDSYEEATKAEALLLEKGYLPHIIPFQSPTKGISYQVLVGAYQTKKEAKIILERLKKDGYRSEVILP